The genomic DNA TCAGGAAGATTGTCAGGGTTTATGTCCATCTTGCGGGCAGAATTTAAATATAGGCAAGTGTAAGTGCCGGGAGGAAGATATATTTTCTCCCTGGAGTTCGCTAAAGAAACTCTTGGAAGAATAGATAGATAACCAGGCGGATTACAGATTGCGGATGGCGGAATAGAAAACCTTGGGACCATACCCGCCATCAGAAAAGGAGGTAAAAAATGCCTAATCCAAAGAGGAAACATTCTAAATGCAGACGGGATAAAAGCAGAACCCATTGGAAACTTTCTCACCCCAATGGTTCTAAGTGCTCCCATTGTGGGGAGATGAAATTACCTCACCGTGTTTGTCCCCATTGTGGATATTATAACGGCCGGCAGGTAAGCAAGCCGTCAAAAAAGTAGACAGGGGATAGTGGACTGTCTACTAACTCCTGTTTACGGTCTACTTCAGAGGAGGCTATATGCGTATAGCGGTTGATGCTATGGGCGGCGACAAGGCTCCGGCGGTAGTGGTGGCCGGAGTGGTAGAGGCGGCAAAAGAAGCCATGAGCCGGAGTGTTTCCGAGATACTCCTGGTGGGCGAGCCATCTTCAATCAAGCGAGAGTTGTCCGGCGCAGAAGTAGATGGCTTGCCGATTAGTATTAAAGAAGCCAGCCAGGTTATCGGATATGATGAATCTCCGGCCACCGCGGTCAAAACCAAGCCTGATTCATCCATTGTTGTTTCCACTCGCTTGCTTAAAGAAGGAAAGGCCGAGGCAGTGGTTTCAGCCGGTAGTACTGGGGCGGTAGTGGCTTCAGCTTTGATGGGGGTAGGTAGGTTGCGGAGGGTTTCCAGACCGGCTATCGCTACCATTATTCCCACCCTGAAAGAGCCTTCCATTCTCCTGGATGTGGGGGCGAATGTTAATTGCAAGCCCAACTATCTTCTTGAGTTTGCTGTGATGGGGGATTGTTATGCCCGATATGTTATGGGAAGAAAGAATCCCAGAGTGGGCATCCTGAGTATCGGTGAAGAGGCCAGTAAAGGAAATGAGCTTACTTTTAAATCCTTTAAGCTCCTGGAACAATCCGGCCTGAATTTTATTGGTAATGCTGAGGGAAGAGATATTGTCAATGGCGAGTTTGATGTCGTCGTCTGTGACGGCTTTACCGGGAATGTTGTTTTAAAATTCGGGGAAAGTTTAGCCGAGATGATTTTAAAACAACTCTGGGTGGAGTTATCTCGAAACTGGCTCCTTAAATTGGGCGCCTTTCTTTCTAAACCGGCTTTTAAGAGTTTTAAGCGGCGGGTCGATTATTCGGAATACGGTGGCGCTCCACTTTTAGGAGTAAATGGGGTTTACATCATCTGTCACGGAGGTTCTTCAGCTAAAGCAATAAAGAATGGCATCCGGGTGGCGGCGGAATTTGTAAATCATCAAATGAATAAACATATTGAGGAACAAATGGCGGAACTGTATGAGAGTAAGATCAGTCGCTGAACTCTTTAGATGGATAAATTAGAGAGAGGAGTATGCAATTATGGGCGTTACTTATGTTGAAGGTCAAGTAAAAGGAGATAGGGGGGAACAGGAAAGTGTAAAGTTTCTTGTAGACAGTGGAGCGACTTATTCTCTTCTTCCTAAAAGGGTATGGGAAGCGATAGGGTTGAAGCCGAAACGGAAGATGTCCTTTACACTTGCTGATGGCACAACGGTTGAGAGATGTGTGTCGGAAGCCTTCATTGTGTTCCCACAAGGAGAGGCCCACACACCAGTGATTTTGGGCGAAGAAGGTGATGAAGCATTGTTAGGTATAGTCACATTAGAAATTTTGGGTCTTGTATTTAATCCTTTTGATCGCACTCTTCATCCTATGCATATGTTATTGTGCTAATACAAAAGAAATAATCATCCAATAA from bacterium includes the following:
- the rpmF gene encoding 50S ribosomal protein L32, translating into MPNPKRKHSKCRRDKSRTHWKLSHPNGSKCSHCGEMKLPHRVCPHCGYYNGRQVSKPSKK
- the plsX gene encoding phosphate acyltransferase PlsX, with amino-acid sequence MRIAVDAMGGDKAPAVVVAGVVEAAKEAMSRSVSEILLVGEPSSIKRELSGAEVDGLPISIKEASQVIGYDESPATAVKTKPDSSIVVSTRLLKEGKAEAVVSAGSTGAVVASALMGVGRLRRVSRPAIATIIPTLKEPSILLDVGANVNCKPNYLLEFAVMGDCYARYVMGRKNPRVGILSIGEEASKGNELTFKSFKLLEQSGLNFIGNAEGRDIVNGEFDVVVCDGFTGNVVLKFGESLAEMILKQLWVELSRNWLLKLGAFLSKPAFKSFKRRVDYSEYGGAPLLGVNGVYIICHGGSSAKAIKNGIRVAAEFVNHQMNKHIEEQMAELYESKISR
- a CDS encoding aspartyl protease family protein; translated protein: MGVTYVEGQVKGDRGEQESVKFLVDSGATYSLLPKRVWEAIGLKPKRKMSFTLADGTTVERCVSEAFIVFPQGEAHTPVILGEEGDEALLGIVTLEILGLVFNPFDRTLHPMHMLLC